TCTGACGCTCGCGCAGACCGCCGGACGGATGGGCCAGCTTCTCCTCGAACCCGACACCGTGAAGGGCTGGGACGGGGGCCGCGAGTGGATCAACGACACCACCCTGCTGCTGCGGATGCAGGTCGCGGCCTCGCTCACCACCGCAGGCACCGCGCCGAAGCTGGAAGCGCAACCCTCCGACCTCGCCCTGCTGGGCACCGAACGCTCGCCGCTGGCCGCTGTCACCGGGGGACTGAACCCCAAGCAGCGCCTGTACCTGACCCTGATCAGCCCCGAATTCGGGCTGGCCTGAGGCTCCCCGTGACCCGACTCAAGTGGCCCCAGAGGTGACCATGACCGTGGACCGACGCGACTTTCTGAAATACTCCGCCCTCGCGGTGGCCGCCACCAGCGGGATGCCCGGTTTTCTCGCTCGTGCAGCGGCGCAGGCAGCGACCCAGCCCGCTGCGGGCGGCAAGACCCTGGTGGTGATCCAGCTTACCGGGGGCAATGACGGCCTGAACACGCTGGTGCCCTACTCCAACGGGGCCTACTACGCTGCCCGTCCCAATATCGCCATCCCGAAAAAGGACGTGCTGACCCTCACTGACGACCTGGGGATGCATCCTTCCCTCAAGCCCCTGATGCCCCTGTGGGAGAGCGGCCACCTCGCCTGGATGGAGAACGTGGGCTATCCCAACCCCAACCGCTCCCACTTCGCCTCCATGGCGATCTGGCACACCGCCGACCCCACGCAGGCGCAGGCGGAAGGCTGGATCGGGCGGGTCGCCGAGAAGATCGGGGACCCCTTCTGCGCGTCCAACCTCGGCGGCACCACCCCGCAGGCGCTGCGGGCTTCCGACTTCAGCCTGCCCTCCATCGACCGGGTGGACGGCTTTCAGGTGAGGCTCCCGGCGGGGCTGGACGGGGCCTTCGAGCGGCTGCTGACCCTCCCCCGCGAGGGCGAGGCCGACTATCTGGGCCGCGCCGCCCGGCAGATGGTGGCGAACACGCGGGAGGTGCAGGCGAACGTGGCGAAGTACCGCCCCGGCGCGAAGTACCCGGAGGGCCGCTTCGGGCTGAACCTGCAAGACGCCGCCCGCCTGATCGCTGCCGGAACCGGGCAGCGGGTGCTGTACGTGAGCCTCGGCGGCTTCGACACCCATGCGGGCCAGCGGGCCGAGCAGGACGAGCTGCTGGCGACCCTCGCCTCCGGCCTCGCGGCGTTCCAGGCCGACCTGGAGGCGCAGGGCCTCGCGGACCGGGTGATCGTGATGGGCTTTTCCGAGTTCGGCCGCCGGGTGGCCGAGAACGCCAGCGCGGGCACCGACCACGGCCAGGGCAGCGTGATGTTCGCGCTGGGCAAGGGCGTGAAGGGCGGCGTTCACGGCGACAGCCCCGACCTCGAAAACCTCGCGGACGGGGATATCCGCTACAAGCAGGACTTCCGGGGCGTGTATGCGGGGGCGCTGACGCACTGGCTGGGCCTGAATGCCCGCGACATCCTGCGCGGCGACTTCGCGGGGCCGGGATGGGTGGCGTGAGGGGGGACGGCGCCCGGCTGGGCGGTGCCCTGCTCGCCGGGCTGGTCCTGCTTTCGGCCCCAGCGGCGTTGGCCCTGCCCAAATACCGGGTGGAGGCCGCCCGCTTCCTCGGCCACGACAAGGACGACCCGCTGTGGCAACTTTCCGGCAAGGTGATGCCCTGCGTGACCTGCCACACCCAGCCGCAGGGGGGCAAGGGCTGGAACCCGTTCGGCCAGAGCCTTCAGGCCGAGTTCCGCGCCCAACCGCAGGCCAGCTTCCGCACCGTGCTGCGCTCGGTCCTGGCGCGAGAGGCCGACGCGGACGCCGACGGCTATCCCGACGCGCTGGAATTCTTCGCCCGCACGCTGCCCGGCGACCCCCGGAGCAAGCCTGCCAAGTCCCTGCGCGACCTCCGGGCCGAGTTCGAGCAGGCGGGCGGCTTGCCGGAGGAGAAGCCCAAAAAATAGACCCCGCGCCCGGTGGTGGGCGTGGAGCCTGATTCGGAGGGGAAGGAGCTTGCCTTCCCCATTCGCTTTGAGATTCAGGCGACCAGTTCGGCGCGAATCACGGGGAGGCGCCGCCCGCCCGCGATCTGACGCACCACGTCCTCGCGCACCTCGTTGGCGCGGCCCAGGCCCAGGTCGTCAATCAGGCGCACAAAGTCATGGAGGGTGTACGGCCCCTCGTTGCCCTGCGCGTAGAAGAAGTAGGAGGCCAGCTCCTCCATCGTCAACTGTGACATGCGCTTAATTTAGCATTAACGCTCTGAACATTTTCTGACGGTCATGTCCGAGCTTCTCAGCTTCCTCTCCCACGTCACCCACATCGCCTCAGGGACGTAACCCAGCCGGGTATTCACGCGCAGCATCGGCAGATTCAGGACAGCGCCCCCGGTCCCGGCACGGGTGTAGCCCTGCGACTTGGCCCAGGCCAGCGCGTGCGCCTTGACCAGCGTGGCGAGGCCCCGGCCCCGGTGCGAGGGGTGGGTGGCGGTGAGGTCGCTGGAGACTTCGGCCGTGCCCTGAAGGGTGCGGTGCTGCGGCAGCGTCAGGCGGGTCAGCGCCACCACCTCCCCCCGGCGCCGCACCACGAAGACGGCCTCTTCGCGGGCCATCACCTCCCGCAGGGCGGGCAGGTCCAGGGGCGCGGTCATGGTCGTCGGGTTGCGCGGCACGTCGGCCTCTCCCTGGCGGTGCAGGGCATACAGGGCCTGCCACTCGGCCTCCGGCGCGTCCATGCGCCAGCGCTCGACCTCATAACCCTCCAGAAAGAGGCGTTCCTCCAGTGCCCGGAACCGCTCGGGGTCCCACGCGCTCAGGTCGAGGTGTGCTCCCCACGACTGCCAGGCGTTGCGAAAGCCTGCCGCCGCGAAAAAAGTCATCTTCTCGGAGAAGTCCTCACGGGTCACGCCCAGCAGCCGGGTGTACTCGGCGGGCCACTCGGCCAGCAAGGCGAGATAAAGGGGGCTGAACGCCGCCCCTTCCCCCGCGAGGTCCAGCCGCAGCGCGTCCGGAGCGCTGTCCCCGAAGAGCGAGAGGTGCGCGGTCGCCACGACCTCGCCGCCTTGCACGGCCACGAGGCGCTGCTGCTCAGGCCGCGTGCTCTCGCGGAAGTGCTCCGGGCGGTAGGTCCACAGCCCCCGCACGCTGCGGGTCACGAGGTCGGCCACAGCGGGCGCGTCGGCCTGCTGAAAGGGGCGGAGGTGCAGGGGAGGGGCGGTGTCGGTCACGCTCCCATCCTTTCCCCTCCCCGGTCCAGAGGCGAATCTCAGGCATACGCCGGATGGCTTAGGGGTGCATATGCGCCGAACCGACCTCAGCCTTTGCGTGCCCCAGCGCGACTCCGGACAGAAGCACTGCAATTCATGGCGAGCTCACATTCACGGAATGGCTTGACAAGATTACGGCCGGAGCGTATTCTGTTTTCACCGGAATGGAAGCGCCGTCGGTGTGCTTGTTCCCCGGACCGGATGGAGCCTTCAGGCCCCGAAGTTGCCCTTCGATCACGCCCCTTACCTCGTGGCAGGTGGGGGCGTGTCCTTTGTTCCCCGCACGCGCCCGGTACACTGCGCCCCATGACCGCCGAACGACAGGGACAGGACCTGGATCGCCTGAGCATCACCACCATGCGCACGCTCGCCATCGACGCGGTGCAGGCGGCCAACAGCGGCCACCCCGGCGCCCCCCTCGGCGCCTCCCCGATGGCCTACGTGCTGTGGCAGCGTTTCCTGCGCCACAACCCGCAGAACCCCGAGTGGGCCGGACGCGACCGCTTCGTGCTGTCGGCGGGGCACGCCTCCATGCTGATCTACTCGCTGCTGCACCTCACCGGGTACGACATGCCGCTCGACGACATCCTGCGCTTCCGGCAGTGGGGCAGCAAGACGCCCGGCCACCCCGAGTTCTTTCACACCCCCGGCCTCGACGCGACCACCGGGCCGCTGGGACAGGGCGCGGCGATGACGGTGGGCATGGCGATGGCCGAGGCGCACCTCGCCGCCCGCTACAACCGCCCCCAGTTCCCGATCTTCGACAACCACGTCTATTCCATCCTGGGTGACGGCGACCTTCAGGAAGGCATCAACCACGAGGCCGCCGCGCTCGCCGGGCACCTCAAGCTCGGCAAGCTGATCTGGCTCCACGACGACAACGCGGTGCAGCTCGACACCGCCACCGAGAAGGCCGAGTCCGAAGACACCGCCGCCCGTTTCCGCGCCTACGGCTGGCAGGTGCTGCGCGTGGAGGACGGCGAGAACCTCGCTGAGATCGAGGCCGCCATCCAGCAGGCCCGCGAGCACACGGACCAGCCTACCCTGATCCAAGTGCGCACCGTGATCGGCTTCGGTAGCCCCCGGGCGGGCACCAGCAAGGCGCACGGCGAGCCGCTGGGCGAGGAGGGCGTGGCCGCGACCAAGCAGGCGCTGGGCTGGAACTTCCCGCCCTTCACCGTGCTGGACGAGGTCAAGGCCCACATGGACGCCAGGGGGCGCGGCGCCGCGCAGGAGGCAGAGTGGCAGGCCCTCCTCGACCGCTACGGGCAGGAATACCCCGACCTCGCCGCCGAGGTGATGGGCCTGCTCAGGCGGGACCTGCCGGAGAACCTCGCGGACGCGCTCCCCACCTACGAACCCGGCAGCAAGGCCGTCGCCACCCGCAACGCCAGCGGCGAGGTCATCAACGCGCTGGCAAAGGTGGTTCCGGGCCTGATGGGCGGGAGCGCGGACCTTTCCGGCAGCACCAAGACCACCATCAAGGACGGCGGCGAATTCCTGCCGGGTCATTACGAGGGCCGCAACGTCTACTTCGGCGTGCGCGAGTTCGGCATGGCCGCCGCCGCCAACGGCCTCGCGCTGTACGGCGGGCCGCGTCCCCTCGTGGGCACCTTCCTGGTGTTCGCGGATTACCTCAAGCCCGCCTTCCGCCTCTCCGCGATCCAGATGCAGCCCGTGACCTACGTGCTGACCCACGACTCCATCGGTCTGGGGGAAGACGGCCCCACCCACCAGCCTATCGAGCAACTCGCCATGCTGCGGGCCGTCCCCGGCGCCCACGTCATCCGCCCCGCCGACGCCAACGAGACGGCGACCGCGTGGCAGATGGCGCTGGAGTACGGCAAGGGGCCGACCGCGCTGGCCCTCTCGCGCCAGGACCTCCCCATCCTGCCCGCCAACCCGGAAGGCGTGAAAAAGGGCGCCTACGTGGTCCGCGACGCTGAGAACGCGGCAGTGGTGCTGATCGCCTCCGGCTCCGAGGTCAGCCTCGCGCTGGACGCGGCGGAGGCGCTGGGGTCGGAGGGGACGCAGGCCCGCGTCGTCTCAATGCCCTGCATGGAAATCTTCCGCGAGCAGGAGCGCGGGTACCGCGACTCGGTGCTAACCCCCGGTGTACCCCGCGTTGCCATCGAAGCCGCAAGCAAGTCGCCCTGGTACGAGTGGGTGGGCTCTGAGGGGGCCGTGATCGGCATGGACACTTTCGGGGCCTCGGCGCCCGCCAAGGTGCTGTTCGAGAAGTTCGGCTTCAGCGTGGAGAACGTGGTGAAGACGGTCAGGGACGTGTTAGCCCGCTAACCCCCCGACAGCCTTCGGCGTCCGCTTCCTGCCCAGGAGGCGGGCGCTTTGGCGTTCAGTCGCGGGCGTGGTCGCGGCGGTACTCGTCGAGGACCATCCGCAGCAGTTCGGTGCGGCTGGCGCGGGGAAACTGGCGCTGCCGGGCGATCACCGCCCGCTCGATGGCGGCACGGTTGCCCAGCGTCATGCCCAGCAGTTGCCGCAACAGGGCGTCCTCGGCTCCCCGACCACGGGCAGCCGAAAAGGTTCCGCCCCGCCGCGTGAGCAGCAGCACCCCCGCCCCCGCGAGCGAGATCACGATCAGCACCAGCGCCGTGGTCATGCGGCGAGTCTAGAGCGGACGCGTCCTTCACGCCTCCTCAAGCTTGTGAGCTGGGGCGGGGAGGGCGGGGAAAGGGGATGGAAAAGTCAGGCCATGACCGACCACGACAAGAATCCGGCCAAGGTCCAGCCCGAAACCGCCTCCACCGAGGACTACCCGCAGGAAACGCCCGTCGAGACGCAGGGCACCCAGCCCGGCAGCGAGGCCGAGATGGAGGTCCAGCCGATCACCATTCGCGAGGACTACCGGGGCAGCGGCAAGCTGGAAGGCAAGGTCGCCCTGATCACCGGCGGCGACAGCGGCATCGGGCGGGCGGTGGCCGTCCACTTCGCCCGCGAGGGAGCCGACGTGGCGATCCTGTACCTCGACGAACACCAAGACGCGCAGGACACCGTGGCGATGGTGGAGGCCGAGGGCCGCCGGGCACTCGCCATCGCGGGCGACATCGGCGACGTGGCCTTTGCCCGGCAGGCGGTCGAGCAGACGCTGGGGCAGTTCGGCAAGCTCGACATTCTGGTGAACAACGCCGCCGAACAGCACGAGCAGAAAGAACTCACCGACATCACCCCCGAGCAACTGGAGCGCACCTTCCGCACCAACATCTTCGGGATGTTCTACCTGACCCAGGCCGCGCTGCCGCACCTTGGAGAGGGCGCGTCCATCATCAACACGACCAGCATCACCGCCTACAAGGGCAGCCCCGAGCTGATGGACTACGCCTCGACCAAGGGAGCCATCGTGGCTTTTACCCGCAGCCTCAGCCAGAACCTCGCGGAAAAGAAGATTCGCGTGAACGCCGTGGCCCCCGGCCCGATCTGGACGCCCCTGATTCCCGCCACCATCAGCGAGGACAAGCTGGCGAGCGACTGGGGTGAGACTCCGCTGGGCCGCCCCGGCCAGCCCGCCGAGGTCGCGCCCGCCTACGTGTTCCTGGCGTCGGACGATTCCTCGTACTTCTCCGGGCAGGTGCTGCACCCCAACGGCGGCACGGTGGTCGGCGGGTAGGGGCCAGGGGAAAAAAGGGAAGGGGGAAGGGCGCTGAAGCGAAAGCCGCAGCGCCCTTCCCCCCTTCCCCCTCCCTCAAGCCTCCGTGCCCAGATTCTCCCGCGCCCACTCGTAGAACTCGGGCTGGTAGAACTCCAGCCGCACTTTCTTGTACTCCTTGGTGAAGCAAAAAGGTCCGCTGAAAAACTCCCACTGGTACGGCAAAACTCTGACCCCGTACTCCGGCAGAAGTATACCAGAGAGCACAAGTCACGGGAAAACACCCCCCATTTGTGCCCCCACCGTCAGAGACCCCTTGGTAGGCTGGCCGCAGTGAACACGCTCTACTACGGGGACAACCTAGAGGTGCTGGCAGAGCATTTCCCAGACGAGTCGGTAGACCTCATCTACCTTGACCCCCCCTTCAACTCAAAAGTTGACTACAACGTCATTTTCCGAGAGCACAATAAGGATGACGGGGCGACGGCTCAGATTCTTGCCTTTGAGGACACATGGCATTGGACCTTGGAGTCTGAACATGCCCTAGACCGCATCATGGCCAAGAACGGCAAGCTGGCTGAGCTTCTGTATCTCATTGTCGGAACACTTCAGAAAAATGACCTCTCCGCTTACCTCGTCTCAATGGCGGAGCGCCTGAACGAGCTTAGGCGAGTTTTGAAGCCTTCTGGGAGTTTGTATCTCCATTGTGACCCTGTGGCGAGCCATTACCTCAAGATGGTTCTGGACATTCTGTTCGGGGCTGCCAACTTCAGGAATGAAATCATCTGGAAGAGGACGAGTGCCCATAGTGGTTCAAAACGATGGGGAGACGTGCATGACACCATCCTCTTCTACGGTGCCTCAAAGCAGGCTGTGTGGAATCCGGTCTACCAAAAATTTGATGAATCCTACGTCAACAGCAAGTATAAAAATGCTGACGCCAAGGGCAGGTTTCAGCTTGACAACCTGACGGCGGCTGGCATACGGCAGGGAGACTCTGGGGCACCGTGGAAAGGTGTGGACCCGACCGCAAAGGGTAGACATTGGGCAGTAAGCCGAGAGGTGATGAAAGGGCTTGTGGGAGAGGAAACAGCCACCTCCATGAGTACGCAGGCGAAGCTAGACCTCCTAGATAGTCACGGTTACATCTACTGGCCAACGAAAGGCAGAGGTGGACAACCGGGCTTTCCCAGATTTCGCCGCTACCTTGCGGAAGGTGTGCCTGTTCAAGATGTAATTACTGACATTCCCCCAGTCAATTCCCAGGCCGCAGAGCGGCTAGGCTATCCCACCCAAAAGCCTGTCGCCTTACTTGAGCGCATCATCTCAGTCTCTTCCAATCCGGGCGACGTGGTACTTGACCCCTTTTGTGGCTGTGGAACCGCCGTAGCTGCCGCTCAGAAGCTTGGGAGGCAGTGGCGGGGCATAGACATTACCCATCTCTCTGTCGCCCTCATGACGGCCCGCCTAGAGCGTGACTTTGGCCTCAAGCCCGGAAAAGACTTTCAGGTTGAGGGGACCCCTCGGGATGTGGGAGCCGCCCGTTACCTCTTTGAGCGTGACCCGTTCCAGTTTCAGTTTTGGATTGTGGGGCTTGCTGGGGCACAACCCTACGGAGCCACGGCCAGCAACAAGAAGGGGAAGAAGGGCGGGGACACGGGGATTGACGGCCAGATGTTTTTCCGTACTCCAGCCGGGGAGAAGCTGGAAAAAGTCATCGTGAGCGTCAAGGGCGGCAAGAATCTTAACCCCGCCATGGTGCGTGATCTCGTGGGCACAGTCCAGCGGGAGAGTGCCGCCATCGGCGTATTCATCACCATAGACGAGCCGACTAAAGGCATGAAGGATGAGGCAGCCAAGGCCGGAACGTACAAGTATGGAGCCAAGAGCTACCCCAAAATTCAGTTGCTCACGGTGCAAGAAATCCTAGAGGGCAAGCGCCCTGAGATTCCCCACGGCTCTGCCAACATGAGCTTTGAACGCCAAGAGGTGAAAACCCTTCAACGCCAAACGAAGAAGGGCAACGCTCCCTCTCTGTTTGGCGATGACTGAGCACTAAACCTCTAAGTTGCTGGCATGGCTGGATTGACCCTCAAGCTGAGCGGGTGCCCCTGCTTGAGCTTCTAAAGGGCATCCATGAGTCACTATGGGCGACTCCGCAAAAGTCGCCCGCTCTACTTCCATGTCACCTTCAAACCTGTCCAACGGTTCCCCATACTCTTCTAAAAACTGCTTTATTTTTCCCATAAATCTCCAATTCAGTCGGGACATGATTAGCTGTATAAACTTGTGCCCCTAGAACAGATATTAGCGCAGTTTGATGAGAATCCTGTGAAATCAGGGGAATTAATGAGAAGAATATACGTTATTTGCGTAATCGTGGAAATGTCGTTCTGCGCAGATAGGGATGATGAGGACTAGTTTTCCGGCTCACTGACGGAATGCTTGACCTACGTCCTCATGGTTCTAACTTAACTGTCTGCTAAACTGCATTTATGCAAGTAGAAGTCAAGGCGTGAGCACCAGTCTTATGCTTCTCGGTCTGTGGTAATTCCTTATATGCCTCTAGTCTGAGCAAATTACTGTCTGCGAGCTTAAGCAAGTCGGCTAAGCGGAATTTACACGCCCCAAATCTTAGAAATATACCTCTGTGTTTCTTGACCACCATCTTTGAGATAGTCAAGCAACAGTGGTAACCTTTGTATATAGCTTTCTTAGAGAAAGCAATAGAGGTTAACATGGACGAAAGATATATTTCAGTGGCGGAGTTTGCAGAGAAATTTAACGTCTCCACTACGCTCGTATACAGACTTATTAAAGACGGTGTGATTAATGCTGTGAGAATAGGGGATAGGAATTACCGCATAAGCCCCGAAGCAGTGAGGACTATTGTTGAAAGGAGATTAATAGGCTAGAGAAAATGGAAAAGGAGGGGCGGCAACCCCTCCTCTAGTTGAACTTAGTTATGGATAGAGTATACTATAAAAATACAAACAGTTCAATAAAACTCCCGCAAAGAGAGAAAAGGCTGATTCTAGCCAGGGATTACAAGGATAGTAATACCTATGTAGATACATCCACAGGCGAGATTAAACAGGGCTATCCACCTATCGCTTATGACAATAGGGAAGCTAAGGCCGCAGCTAAGGAGAGAAATCTTAACTCCTATGCTCACAGGCTCAAAAGTGTTCTGGGAGATGATGCCTACTTCTACACTCTTCCACTAAGCGACCTGTATCCCTCTTGGGGAGCTTATGATGCCATTTTTAACCCTGATACGGTTGGCAAGGTGAAGAAGCGTCTCGGTAGAATTGTTAATGGTCCTTACACTGCTGGCCTAGAGCTATCTGCTTACACTGGAGCACACGCCCACATTATCTCGGGTAGGCAGGTAGGTACTCCTCTCAAAGCAGAGACGCTGGTCTATGACTACTTTGGTCTGGTGCGCTATATGTCCAAGAGCGTCATCAACCCCAAGGATAGAAGTATTAATTCGGAAGAGTACGATGTGATGGTCGGTACTTACCTAGAGTGGAAGGGTATGATGGGGAAGAAATACCTTCCTAGACGCTCTTGGACTCGGTTGAAATGCTAGTGTTTGTTATGACATACATTGAGGTTGTCCACCCGCACACCTAATTTTTAGAGTTGGAATCAAGGAGACTTTTAGAATGGAAATTACGAAAAACAAGGTAAAAACAGACAAGAATGGTAAGCCCGTTAAACAAGAGGTAACGTATAGCGACCCCTACGAAGAGTACAAAGCCACTTATCAGAGGCGAGGAAATCACTCTGTCATGACACAGCTAGAGCACAAGAAGAAGTAAGGGCGGATTTGACCGCCCTTTTTTCATCCTGCCAATTTGGTTAGCACCCTGCTGACCTGTACAGGCCCCCATTGGGTACCGGAGCGAGTGCTGTGGCCCTCAGCATTCAGGCGGGC
This Deinococcus sp. HSC-46F16 DNA region includes the following protein-coding sequences:
- a CDS encoding DUF1501 domain-containing protein — translated: MTVDRRDFLKYSALAVAATSGMPGFLARAAAQAATQPAAGGKTLVVIQLTGGNDGLNTLVPYSNGAYYAARPNIAIPKKDVLTLTDDLGMHPSLKPLMPLWESGHLAWMENVGYPNPNRSHFASMAIWHTADPTQAQAEGWIGRVAEKIGDPFCASNLGGTTPQALRASDFSLPSIDRVDGFQVRLPAGLDGAFERLLTLPREGEADYLGRAARQMVANTREVQANVAKYRPGAKYPEGRFGLNLQDAARLIAAGTGQRVLYVSLGGFDTHAGQRAEQDELLATLASGLAAFQADLEAQGLADRVIVMGFSEFGRRVAENASAGTDHGQGSVMFALGKGVKGGVHGDSPDLENLADGDIRYKQDFRGVYAGALTHWLGLNARDILRGDFAGPGWVA
- a CDS encoding GNAT family N-acetyltransferase, which translates into the protein MTDTAPPLHLRPFQQADAPAVADLVTRSVRGLWTYRPEHFRESTRPEQQRLVAVQGGEVVATAHLSLFGDSAPDALRLDLAGEGAAFSPLYLALLAEWPAEYTRLLGVTREDFSEKMTFFAAAGFRNAWQSWGAHLDLSAWDPERFRALEERLFLEGYEVERWRMDAPEAEWQALYALHRQGEADVPRNPTTMTAPLDLPALREVMAREEAVFVVRRRGEVVALTRLTLPQHRTLQGTAEVSSDLTATHPSHRGRGLATLVKAHALAWAKSQGYTRAGTGGAVLNLPMLRVNTRLGYVPEAMWVTWERKLRSSDMTVRKCSER
- the tkt gene encoding transketolase, whose protein sequence is MTAERQGQDLDRLSITTMRTLAIDAVQAANSGHPGAPLGASPMAYVLWQRFLRHNPQNPEWAGRDRFVLSAGHASMLIYSLLHLTGYDMPLDDILRFRQWGSKTPGHPEFFHTPGLDATTGPLGQGAAMTVGMAMAEAHLAARYNRPQFPIFDNHVYSILGDGDLQEGINHEAAALAGHLKLGKLIWLHDDNAVQLDTATEKAESEDTAARFRAYGWQVLRVEDGENLAEIEAAIQQAREHTDQPTLIQVRTVIGFGSPRAGTSKAHGEPLGEEGVAATKQALGWNFPPFTVLDEVKAHMDARGRGAAQEAEWQALLDRYGQEYPDLAAEVMGLLRRDLPENLADALPTYEPGSKAVATRNASGEVINALAKVVPGLMGGSADLSGSTKTTIKDGGEFLPGHYEGRNVYFGVREFGMAAAANGLALYGGPRPLVGTFLVFADYLKPAFRLSAIQMQPVTYVLTHDSIGLGEDGPTHQPIEQLAMLRAVPGAHVIRPADANETATAWQMALEYGKGPTALALSRQDLPILPANPEGVKKGAYVVRDAENAAVVLIASGSEVSLALDAAEALGSEGTQARVVSMPCMEIFREQERGYRDSVLTPGVPRVAIEAASKSPWYEWVGSEGAVIGMDTFGASAPAKVLFEKFGFSVENVVKTVRDVLAR
- a CDS encoding SDR family oxidoreductase, producing the protein MTDHDKNPAKVQPETASTEDYPQETPVETQGTQPGSEAEMEVQPITIREDYRGSGKLEGKVALITGGDSGIGRAVAVHFAREGADVAILYLDEHQDAQDTVAMVEAEGRRALAIAGDIGDVAFARQAVEQTLGQFGKLDILVNNAAEQHEQKELTDITPEQLERTFRTNIFGMFYLTQAALPHLGEGASIINTTSITAYKGSPELMDYASTKGAIVAFTRSLSQNLAEKKIRVNAVAPGPIWTPLIPATISEDKLASDWGETPLGRPGQPAEVAPAYVFLASDDSSYFSGQVLHPNGGTVVGG
- a CDS encoding DNA methyltransferase translates to MNTLYYGDNLEVLAEHFPDESVDLIYLDPPFNSKVDYNVIFREHNKDDGATAQILAFEDTWHWTLESEHALDRIMAKNGKLAELLYLIVGTLQKNDLSAYLVSMAERLNELRRVLKPSGSLYLHCDPVASHYLKMVLDILFGAANFRNEIIWKRTSAHSGSKRWGDVHDTILFYGASKQAVWNPVYQKFDESYVNSKYKNADAKGRFQLDNLTAAGIRQGDSGAPWKGVDPTAKGRHWAVSREVMKGLVGEETATSMSTQAKLDLLDSHGYIYWPTKGRGGQPGFPRFRRYLAEGVPVQDVITDIPPVNSQAAERLGYPTQKPVALLERIISVSSNPGDVVLDPFCGCGTAVAAAQKLGRQWRGIDITHLSVALMTARLERDFGLKPGKDFQVEGTPRDVGAARYLFERDPFQFQFWIVGLAGAQPYGATASNKKGKKGGDTGIDGQMFFRTPAGEKLEKVIVSVKGGKNLNPAMVRDLVGTVQRESAAIGVFITIDEPTKGMKDEAAKAGTYKYGAKSYPKIQLLTVQEILEGKRPEIPHGSANMSFERQEVKTLQRQTKKGNAPSLFGDD
- a CDS encoding helix-turn-helix domain-containing protein; translated protein: MDERYISVAEFAEKFNVSTTLVYRLIKDGVINAVRIGDRNYRISPEAVRTIVERRLIG